The proteins below come from a single Drosophila kikkawai strain 14028-0561.14 chromosome 3R, DkikHiC1v2, whole genome shotgun sequence genomic window:
- the EloA gene encoding transcription elongation factor B polypeptide 3, translating into MNSTSNLADVVRHYQRSIEKHSDNEKRLVHCMNKLFNLPIKFEHLQETGIGKTVNALRKFNGEVGQSAKTLITKWKAMVTAEEGSSTEVPLAASSQEEDSGKSNGRRSSDEDLDQENKGSNSSSGEERQAAEHRSRQEERSDKSSRQDQSGSSKSHSKSSSDPNRKHKSSRHDKSKERDKDKEDHKEKKSNGEHKSRDSSQSNSTKSSRSDGHKGEHSKSKHEKEKPPKDKSSKHHKSSSKSSKRSHSPHRVDEESSKAKIPKTKAKSEEDSPDGFDSSMGANFDDVLGMLNMPMSSKKSTSGKSKSVAKMASSSSSTPVAPAAPSRDAFLSSRPTSTKKPELLAPSAKLEPLDPSIALELPTISNNYKPLPLNQTVMDVVFNQGGTQRSQASRFNESEALAQGISSKTMRTKIYSGVRTGQLLQVPSLFDLCTRILQKNLDALEYTGGVPFEILRTVLERATPQQLLNIEEYNPYLMDDSDILWQQHVQRHCRSQRREEMETWREMFLRCQEEKDRKLSSLAESIKASQKISEAPVRKTQLAFVDSMVKPPRSVMRKQEQYGTKSKLIATPAARVAALSSVTPNAAKVGDARLRVLAATRDTAQVAAAPRNKKAPLMAKTLQFMRGRHKR; encoded by the exons ATGAACTCCACTAGCAATCTGGCGGACGTGGTGCGGCACTACCAGCGCAGCATTGAGAAGCACAGCGACAACGAAAAGCGG CTGGTGCATTGCATGAACAAGCTGTTCAACCTGCCCATCAAATTCGAGCACCTGCAGGAGACCGGCATTGGCAAGACCGTTAATGCCCTGCGCAAGTTCAACGGGGAAGTGGGTCAGTCCGCCAAAACGCTCATCACAAAATGGAAAGCCATGGTGACCGCCGAAGAGGGTTCCTCTACAGAGGTCCCGCTAGCGGCCAGCAGTCAGGAAGAGGACTCCGGAAAGTCAAACGGACGAAGATCCAGCGACGAGGATCTTGACCAGGAGAACAAGGGCAGTAACTCATCCAGTGGCGAGGAAAGGCAAGCGGCCGAGCACAGATCAAGGCAAGAAGAACGAAGTGACAAGAGCTCCAGGCAGGATCAGAGCGGAAGCAGTAAAAGTCACTCCAAGAGCTCTTCGGATCCGAATAGAAAGCACAAAAGCAGTCGCCACGACAAATCCAAGGAAAGGGACAAAGACAAGGAGGACCACAAGGAAAAGAAGTCGAATGGCGAGCACAAGTCCAGGGATTCCAGTCAGTCAAACAGTACCAAGAGCAGCAGATCCGATGGACACAAAGGCGAGCACAGCAAATCCAAGCATGAAAAG GAAAAGCCGCCCAAGGACAAGTCAAGCAAACACCACAAGTCGTCTTCGAAGTCATCTAAGCGGTCACACAGCCCACATCGCGTCGATGAAGAGTCGAGCAAGGCAAAGataccaaaaacaaaagcgaaatCCGAGGAGGACTCCCCCGATGGCTTTGACTCAAGCATGGGTGCCAACTTTGACGACGTTCTCGGCATGCTTAACATGCCTATGAGCAGCAAGAAAAGCACCAGTGGCAAGAGCAAGTCTGTCGCTAAGATGgcatcctcatcctcgtcaACTCCAGTCGCCCCGGCGGCACCCTCTAGAGATGCCTTCTTGAGCAGTCGACCGACCTCCACAAAA AAACCCGAGTTACTAGCTCCATCGGCCAAACTTGAACCCTTGGATCCGAGCATTGCCTTGGAGCTCCCAACCATTTCTAACAACTACAAGCCCTTGCCCTTGAATCAGACCGTGATGGACGTGGTTTTCAACCAGGGCGGCACCCAGAGGTCCCAGGCTTCCCGTTTCAATGAGTCGGAGGCCTTGGCTCAGGGTATTTCTTCGAAAACCATGCG CACCAAAATCTACTCGGGCGTAAGAACGGGCCAACTCCTGCAGGTGCCCTCACTTTTCGATCTGTGCACGCGCATTCTCCAGAAGAACCTTGATG CGCTCGAATACACGGGTGGTGTGCCCTTTGAGATTCTTCGAACCGTTCTGGAACGCGCCACACCCCAGCAACTGCTGAACATCGAGGAGTACAATCCCTATCTGATGGACGACAGTGACATCCTGTGGCAGCAGCATGTCCAGCGCCACTGTCGTAGTCAGCGCCGCGAGGAGATGGAAACGTGGCGCGAGATGTTTCTG CGCTGCCAGGAGGAGAAAGATCGCAAGCTCAGTAGCCTGGCCGAGAGTATTAAAGCCTCTCAGAAGATCAGCGAGGCACCCGTGCGCAAGACACAGCTGGCCTTTGTGGACTCCATGGTTAAGCCGCCGCGCAGCGTGATGCGCAAGCAGGAGCAATATGGCACCAAGTCAAAACTCATTGCCACTCCAGCCGCCCGAGTAGCCGCTTTGTCCAGCGTAACGCCCAACGCCGCCAAGGTAGGCGACGCCCGTCTGCGTGTCTTGGCCGCCACCCGCGACACGGCCCAAGTGG CTGCCGCACCGCGTAACAAGAAGGCGCCGCTAATGGCCAAGACCTTGCAATTTATGCGTGGACGACACAAGCGATAG